DNA from Quercus lobata isolate SW786 chromosome 1, ValleyOak3.0 Primary Assembly, whole genome shotgun sequence:
aaacccaccgggtgattttaaggtcaccattcccaagaattcactattatcacaacaagtagttacaagtaaaggaatcccaataccttataccaacctacagttgaacccttaccccaatacccaattggacttgttctgtagtgacaatctctcattttcaatgcggagctcccaatacgtgactaaccaattgcgcggatcccagtacgcgacttaatcaccaacttgagaaggatgttgcctgcaaagttcttcagttcatcacacgatgaagatcatgaagttgcttggtcacaaaaccctacggtgtacaaatacagcaacttcttcaagagaaagaagaactagggcaaactaggtttctagtcacacttttcttcacacttgtggaattgtgctcttgtgcaactgTGCATCACCTTTttcggcccttaaaataatccttatatatgtttaaggttgtgagaaaagaaagcccaaacatacattcacggattggatgaaaaatcagcttgaaaaattgaatttcataaaccttgatagatagccatctatcgagctagctatcAAGCCACGGGCTTTAGCAGCTTTTCaaccttgatagatgctagttgtcgaactttaaaatccagcacttcattacttgattcttggacaaacttgcatgactttaacacttaaacttgaaaccttatttcttgaagcattaaacacatcctagatctacccaattacaagtaaagtgcgttttgtcaaaggattagccaattacataaaatattgacatatgttcctaacatcaaatcacatatgtcctaacagacCTCTCAAACAATAATCTCTCTAGTGCAATTCCTAAGTCTCTTGAGGCACTTCCATATCTCAAGTATTTGAATTTGTCATTTAATAAGCTATCAGGAGAGATTCAATCTAGTGTAGTTTTTATAAACTTCACGGCAAAATCATTTTTAGGCAATGAAGAAGTTTGTGGGAATCCAATTTTTGGAGTTCCACCTTGCACAAGTCCAATTTCTTCTCAACGATCAAGGGTGAAGCAACTTTTGCTTAGATATATTATTCCTGCCATTACATCAATTATAATCTTTACAGCACTGGTCACTATGCTAAGAAGACAcccaaaatctaaaatctaGGTTCCAAGTTTTACTAACACATTGCATGCAATGGATTATAGAATGATATCATATCATGAGCTTTGCCATGGGAcaaacaatttttatgaaagaACCTTGCTTGGAATTGGAGGTTTTGGCTCTGTTTACAAAGGGGTACTATTTGATGAGACCATTGTTGCTATCAAAGTTCTAAACCTGCAATTGGAGGGTGCTTTTAAAAGTGTTGATGCTGAATGCAAAGTGTTAAGGGCAGTCTGACATAGGAATCTAGTTAAAGTCATTAGTACATGCTCCAACCCTGAGTTTATATAGCTTTGGTGCTACAATAAATGTCCAATGGTAGTCTTGAAAAGTGGTTATACTCTCACAACTATTGCTTGAATCTTGTTCAAAGAGTAAGCATTATGGTTGATGTTGCATTAGCGTTGGATTATCTCCACAATGGTCAATCAAAATCCATGGTGCATTGTGATTTAAAGCCTAGCAATATTCTATTGGATGAGGACATGGTTGTGCATGTTGGTGACTTTGGCATTGCAAAGATTTTAGTTGAAAACAAGGACACAACCCATGCCAAAACCATCGAGGGTACAATTGGCTACATTGCACTAGTATGCATGTATTAAGGTTAATTTCGTGAATAACATTAATAGTGGTTAATTTTAGGAATAACCATGAGTGTGGTAGTTTTCATCCGCTCAATAATGTAGTTGCATTAGATTCTTATGAATATAccccataaattatttgttttatgcATTTTGCTCACAAGTCaaatacaaattaattttgttgataaaacaaatacaaattaatttaatattggaATCATTAATGCAATCATGGTATTGGCATGGCTTGCCTTATGCCCACTTATAGCCCATTTTATAGCCATCGACACTATTCAAGGTAATGATCCTATTTGATAAGTTATCTAAAAATTGACTAGAAAAATTCAGCTATGGCACTCAgtttgagagttgagagttgaaaataattacaaaactATTCCATCAGTATTAGGGATATAACCTTTTTTAACAAATTGTCAACATTACTTTTATATAGAACCCACATTAacactaattttattatttgcaaATCACAATGGCATacttgataaataaataaaagaatcaagtatatatatatcatttaatGGATCATGGATGgtacagtaaaaaaaaaaaattaatgtataaatttgtgtatatatatcagTGTATTAAGGTTATATTTGTAAATTAATTTTGGAAACATATATGTGAGTCACTAACTTAAAAATTTCTTGACAAATATGAGCATGATAGAGTATGGTTCTGAAGGGAGAATATCCACCAAAGGTGACATTTATAGTTATGGGATAATCTTGTTGGAGATGAACACAAGAAAGAAACCTATTGATGAAATATTTGTTGGAGAACTAGGTATGAGGCAATGGATTGCATCACTTTGTGACCTAATGGAAGTTGTGGACAATGGTTTGCTTAGGATAGAAGACGGAAGAGATGTAATTGCCTTGCAAACTATTCTTTCATCTATCTTGGAACTAGGCTTGAGGTGTTCAGAAGAATTACCAAATGGAAGACTTGGCATCAAGGATGTGGTGGCCAAGgttaacaaaatcaaattgaCACTACTTGGAAACATAAATAGGGGTGTCTGATATTTATGTTATTGCTCAAATTTTGTATGTGTGCACTTGAAGAGACCTCGTTAAAGCTTGTgttccttattttattttattttttcgggccaaaattaagttattttattttgataatttggttTGTAGTGATACTATAGGAAATTCAATggtatatttttgtaattttggaatatgtatttttatttagacTGATTTTAgtagattcaaataaaatacttaTCTAAgaatatctcaaaattttaatggaTTCTTAGTTTCTTTTCCCTTGATTCGTCAAGATTTCATTGAGGTAAAACAATATCTTGCTTTACTATATTTTTGTTCTGCGTTATAAAACACCAAATTAACCCTACCAGAAAAACCTAATTTTCAGATAGGGAAACTCCCAAATCCACAAGTTAGGGCTCCCCAAATTTGATCTCCACTAGCTTCTTCCTCAGCATAAGCAATCAACTTGCACTCGTCCATGGTAGGAACGAAGAAATTgaggccaacattcatatcagtCGTGAGATTAGTCCTCAtgcattataatttttttttggatttcactGCTCTTTTGAATGTTCAGTTGTACTTAATTGAGAGGAAATAATATGCTGGGAAAGTAAATATGTATTTGATTTTAGTTTGGAAATACTCATTTTGACGGAGCTTTAAAATTCCTTGAAGCTAACTCCCctgtaaaaatttaaaaaaaaaaaacactttattCCAGGACTTTGGATTCAAATCATACTACTTGAATTAGTCAAGCTCTAGATTCCATTTccatgtatataatatatatgctACCTTTAATTCTTCTCTGTCATCATCTCACTTCCATAATTACttggacattttttttcctgtaatCATGATAGGGTATTGAATTCCAACTTTTAAGTGAGATTGTCAATCAGTTTACAGTTCAAAGGGCATCTCCTTAAGGGCGTTTGtaaatttaccaataaaaaatagaaaaacggATTCTAATTGAGACGAGCCTAACTTCAGTGAGAAAAAATCTTACAACCACTATAATTTATCCCATGTCATGTTCCATAGATGTCTCGTGTTTATCCCTCTGTTTTCCTCGTCTACATTGACGGGACTAGAATTTTGGGACATGCCCCTTTTGGTAAAGtggaaaaaatttagattatgTTCACACATAGGGTCGAATAACCATGTTGCATACCCATCATGAATATGATACATCTGAAATGATTTTGTATTAATAAGCTGTACCAATGAAACAGTAAGACTATCCTATTCCAAAGAGCCTTCTCTGTCTCTCGTGCACATACATTATGCTAATGGAAAGTTCATACATTTTCCTCCTGTTGACTTTTCTGTTAATGCAGCCATGCGTACTTCAGTTTTTTCCCAATCTTCCAACAACTTTACGGATCAATCAGCTCTCATTGCCTTCAAATCTCAAATCACTTTTAGCCCAAACAATTCTGTCTTTGCTAGTGGTAACTGGTCCACAACAACAAACTTCTGTGAGTGGTTTGGGGTCTCATGCAGCCGACGCAAACAAAGAGTCACAGCCTTGAACCTTTCCTACGTGGGTCTCCATGGCAGCATTTCCCCTCATATTGCCAACCTCTCCTTCCTAGTCTCACTTGATCTTAAAAACAACAGCTTCAATGGTTTTCTGCCACATGAGATTAGTCATCTACACCGCTTGAGGAAACTTCGCTTGTCAAACAACTTATTGGAAGGTAGTATCCATCCAACAATACATAATTGCCAGAAGCTTGAATATTTAAATCTTTATAACAACAATTTTAGTGGTGGCATACCTAAAGAATTGGGCATGTTACCCAAACTTCGAGTTTTACGTCTTAGTAGAAATAGTCTACGTGGTACAATTCCATTGTCCCTCAGCAATATGTCGTCATTAGAGTTCTTGACTTTTGAAGATAATGGCCTTACTGGTCCATTTCCTCTTGTCATATTTAACTTCTATTTAACTCTTGGTCTTACAAATAATCACTTCTCAGGAACCCTTCCAATGAATCTTTGCACCCAATGTCCTAATCTTCAAGGACTGTATATTTCCGAGAATAAATTCAGCAGTAAGCTCACCTCACAGTTTAATAACTGTACAGAGCTTTCTGTCTTATCTCTGTTATACAATAAGTTTGATGGAAGTATTCCAAAAGGTTTTGGGAGTTTAGAAAAGCTTGAAGTGCTATATCTTGGAGGTAACAACTTAACTGGAAATATACCTCCTATCATAAGCAACTTGTCGATGTTACAAGAGTTTGGCATCGAATAAAACAACGTCAAAGGTGGCATTCCAAGTGATTTATGGTGTCtccaaaatctgaaatttttgttatttgaactGAATGATCTCACTAGGACAATAtcccaaaatattttcaacattaCCTCTCTACAACAGCTCAGCTTGTCTGAAAATTCCTTGTCTGGAAATCTTCCATTAGATACTAGGATCTCTTGCCCTAATCTTGAAATTCTAACCCTTGGTTTGAACAAAATTAGTGGTCATATCCCATcatatctttcaaatttttcCAGCCTCTTCTTGGTAGATTTTGCTGGTAACTTTCTCTCTAGACATATACCCAGAAATCTTGGGaacttaaaaaatctaaaaaggCTTTATCTAGGTGGAAATCAGTTGACAGCGAACCCTGGATATTAAGAGCATAGTTTCCTTTTATCTTTAACTAGTTGCAGATTTTTGGAGGAGCTACATTTATCCTTCAATTCCTTAAATATTACAATTCCAAATGCCATTGGAAAATTTTCACTTTCTCTTAAAGTCTTTGATGCAAGTGAAAACCAAATAAAGGGTCAAATTCCAAAGGAAATTGGTTCCTTGAAAAACTTGTACTTACTTGATTTGTTGGGTAACAATTTGACGGGAAACATACCATCCACATTGGGGGGATTGGAGAGATTGCAAAGATTGTTTCTTGTCGAGAACTTGATTGAAGGATCCATTCCAGAACAACTTTGTCAATTAAAGAACTTGGGAGAATTGTCGCTCTCTATTAACAGTCTCTCAAGAGCCATCCCGAATTGCATTGGAAACCTCAGTCTTTTAGAAAAATTCAACGTGAGTAATAACGCACTGACATCATCAATCCCATTGAATTTGTGGAGTCTTCAAAACCTGTTATTCTTGGATTTATCATCGAATTTCCTCAGCGGAAATTTGTCTCTAAGCATGACAAAATTGTCCACTATTGTAGTCATGGACTTATCCTGTAACCAAATTACTGGAAATATTCCCAGTATCATTGGAGCTTTCGAGAGCCTAAGTTATCTAAACATGTCAAAGAACTCATTCCAAGGAAACATTCCACAATCTTTTGGACAATTGAGGGGAATGGATCAATTGGATCTCTCAAACAATAATCTCTCTGGTGCTATTCCAAAATCTCTTGAGACACTTCCATATCTCAAGTATTTGAATTTATCCTTCAATAAGCTATCGGGAGAGATTCCATCCACCGGACCTTTAGCAAACTTCACCATAGAATCATTTTTAGGTAACGAAGCACTTTGTGGGAATCCAATTTTTGGAGTTCCACCTTGTACAAGTCCAACTTCTCTTGGATCAAGGGTGAAACAAGTTTTGCTCAAATATATTGTTCCTGCCATTGCATCAATAATAATCTTTGCAGCACTGGTCATAATGCGAAGAAGACATCCACAATGTAACATGCAGATTCCAGGTTTGCCTATCACATTGCCTACAGTGGATCATAGAATGATATCATATCAAGAGCTTTCTCGTGGAACAAACAACTTTTGTGAGAGTAACTTGCTTGGAATAggaggttttggttttgtgtacAAAGGAATACTATCTGATGGGACTATCATTGTTGTCAAAGTTCTAAACCTGCAATTGGAGGTTgctttcaaaagttttgatGCTGAATGCAAGGTGTTAAGGGCAATCC
Protein-coding regions in this window:
- the LOC115950031 gene encoding LRR receptor-like serine/threonine-protein kinase EFR, with translation MSMIEYGSEGRISTKGDIYSYGIILLEMNTRKKPIDEIFVGELGMRQWIASLCDLMEVVDNGLLRIEDGRDVIALQTILSSILELGLRCSEELPNGRLGIKDVVAKMSRVYPSVFLVYIDGTRILGHAPFAMRTSVFSQSSNNFTDQSALIAFKSQITFSPNNSVFASGNWSTTTNFCEWFGVSCSRRKQRVTALNLSYVGLHGSISPHIANLSFLVSLDLKNNSFNGFLPHEISHLHRLRKLRLSNNLLEGSIHPTIHNCQKLEYLNLYNNNFSGGIPKELGMLPKLRVLRLSRNSLRGTIPLSLSNMSSLEFLTFEDNGLTGPFPLVIFNFYLTLGLTNNHFSGTLPMNLCTQCPNLQGLYISENKFSSKLTSQFNNCTELSVLSLLYNKFDGSIPKGFGSLEKLEVLYLGGNNLTGNIPPIISNLSMLQEFLEELHLSFNSLNITIPNAIGKFSLSLKVFDASENQIKGQIPKEIGSLKNLYLLDLLGNNLTGNIPSTLGGLERLQRLFLVENLIEGSIPEQLCQLKNLGELSLSINSLSRAIPNCIGNLSLLEKFNVSNNALTSSIPLNLWSLQNLLFLDLSSNFLSGNLSLSMTKLSTIVVMDLSCNQITGNIPSIIGAFESLSYLNMSKNSFQGNIPQSFGQLRGMDQLDLSNNNLSGAIPKSLETLPYLKYLNLSFNKLSGEIPSTGPLANFTIESFLGNEALCGNPIFGVPPCTSPTSLGSRVKQVLLKYIVPAIASIIIFAALVIMRRRHPQCNMQIPGLPITLPTVDHRMISYQELSRGTNNFCESNLLGIGGFGFVYKGILSDGTIIVVKVLNLQLEVAFKSFDAECKVLRAIRHRNLVKVISTCSNLEFRALVLQYISNGTLEKWLYSHNNYLNLVQRVSIMVDVASALEYLHNGQSEAVVHCDLKPSNILLDEDMVAHVSDFGIAKILALNKDATQTKTLGTLGYIAPST